Part of the Colius striatus isolate bColStr4 chromosome 4, bColStr4.1.hap1, whole genome shotgun sequence genome, GTTGCCATATTTTGTCAACATCATTCATTCCCAGCAATTTCCCTATCAAACCTTTTGTACTATTATGAGTACCATTTGCTTTCCTTGGTTTAACTTGCACAGTGAATGGAATGATATGTACCCTACATGACTGCACAAGGAGCTACATAATTAGTGAGCCAGTTGAAACATATTGGGAAAATAAACTTTGTTGCAATCACTACTTGTCTTCAAGGGTTTTTTAGAGCTCTGCTAGAAGATAATTTTTGTGCCTGGTTCACTTAGCCCAAGAGGTCCTATGCAGATTGCATAAATGCTGTGCTGTTGTCTTTCTGGCCTGTGTACtgcttttttaacagaaaaatatgcaGTTTTGAGAGAACAGGCTTCAATGGGTAAAACACTAACTCCTCGGGATTTGGGAAAGCACAATTATCTCTCTGTTTAACCTGTGTGACATGGGCCAGCCACTCTGATGAGCCCACTAGCTAGGCTGACTGtactcctttttttgttgttgttttagagtagggggtttttttaaatgtattataCTTTAAGGGAAGGGCAGCTGAGCAAAGCAGAGCTCCTGCTACTCGATGCTGCAAATAAGCTGTTCTAGTCCGATCAAGGGAGATAAGCCACCACTATGCCTATGTTGGACGCCTAAGGAGGTGTATAGCTCTTCAGTTCCTTTGAGGCCCTCAGCTCTTAAGTGCAGCAGGAGAAGCAGTTCTTGTCAACATGGCAGGTTGTTTGATTCTCAGGGTTGCAGCAACCTTCAGAACTTCCTATGAGTATTCAAGAAGAGTTCCAGCTATGGTTGAAGGAACTTTTAAGGCAAATGACGGATAAATCAATACCATAATAAAGGAAAATGTAATGCTTGTAAAGCATGGAAGATCTTCCTAATTCTGTCAGAGGGAAGAATGAAAAAGGACAATCATTTCTCCAGTGGGCTTCAGTACAGCTATTGTACTGAAAGGAGACATAGCTGAGCACCTTCTTATCTTTCTCCAGCCTTGTTTTGCAGATGGCaagctgggagaaaaaacatctttttctaattattttagATGCCATTAGAAAACAAGACACATTCAGTGTCAAGCAAAGATAGAAAATTCTAACAAAGACTCTAAAAGGCAGGATCCCAAGGACCATCCTTTGCATGCCTCTTTCtagaaagatatttcaagatACACATTGTAGCAGTGATTCAGCAGACCCTGTACAAGAAGGCCTAGCATGCAGCTGCTGTCATCCACAGCCCTGTCTATAACACTGCTGGTCTCCACCCAGTCGGGGTTCCAGCAATGTGGTGAAACATAGCAAACCCAGTCAGATTTGCTGAAGGGGTAGCACTGCCACAAGCAAATGCTACCATGCTGtcagtttttgtttttacatcctACTGACCTTCACATTTCGCCTGTTTTCCAttctcatgctgctgcttctcacactcgCAACAGGGCGTTCCGTAATGTTAACTCATTTGCCCACAATCAGTCTCATAATCTAAAGATCAGTTTACATGTTTTGCTAATTACCAGTTCTTTAGTCCCCCAAACATGCAACTCAACATctattttctgtatgtttagCAGCCTCCCAGGCAGCATCCGAAGTTTTGTGTGCACCCACTCCACAACTGCCCTGCTAAAAAGGATGCAATTTTGGTGGTGTAGGCAGCCAGCTGGGCAACCTCTCGTTAAAGGACAGTCTGGATTATCACAGCTGTGTGCTTAAATGCATGCAGTTAAATGCTCTGTTGGATGGAGGCCTAAGTCAACATACCATTACAATTGACTATTAACAGACATCAGTTGGACACAGTTTGTCTCTTCAGAGGATTTTTGAGTTATTCCCTGCATGTTGTTACTTAAGTTttagacacaaaaaaaaaaacccaacttgtCAAGTCCAAGCTTCCTTGATAACCTCAGTCCACAGAAAGCAAGATCTTCAGTTCACTTTTGACCTGAGATGCTGTCTTTCACCCATGATTTCTGAAAAGCTTTATGTCCTTTAGGTGGATTATTTAGTGTCCATGATTAGAGGCATCCATGCAAAGCTTAATTAGATTAATTAATCATCTACCAGCAGCTAGAAATCCATTCCTGAGTTGAGTGATCATTCAGATACCACCATATTGAGGAGCACCCAAAGGCTCTCAAGCCTTCATCAACCTCAGAGACATTTCTGAGTaggaaaaacaaattcaaaaaGCACCAAGAGTATCCGTGAGAAAGGCTGGATGACAATTCCACATGTATCCACAACTTGAAGATAAAAGAGCTGCCTGATTTGCCTTTGATAACGTCGAGGATTAATTGGGTCTGATCTGTTAACTATAGTACTTTCATCCACAATTCTATTTTAAGCCATGTTTTCACATGTTGGCAGCAAATGCGTGTCTGCCTCTATAGATATGCTTTTGATAGTAGCAGGGATCTGTGCACACCAAGATGAATTTTGAAGCACACACATCTCACTCTCACTcaacatatatatattttatgtaGTGTGGCAGTAGCTAGGGTATTGCCCTGAGACCTGGGAGAGCAGGCTCTAGTCTGGGTTCCGTCATTAACTTGCCAAGTGACCAGATAAAATGCTACTTTCTTACAAGCTGTAATGATAGCAGTTAGAAAGGCTGAATGCAGAACATTGTATAATGGTTAGTTATTGGTACAATCATTTGTAGACCAACTCCTCAGTCCATGCATGGGGGCCTATAGGCATTCAGAAGTAGGTAAAGGTATCATCATAAGGTAAATTACAAGGGAGTTTATTGCATTACCTGATATGTGCTAGATCCAAGTACGGAAGCAGTATGTTTTGTCCAgtaagggaggaaggaaaacctTTGGTTAAAGTAGTTACGCATGTTAAGGCCATTATGGAAAGGACTTGATAAATGTATCCTcgtttcttgttttatttttgattaTCTGgatgacattttcatttgtaaGAGATGTTATCTTTAGCATCTGCCTATGGCAACACATGGGCAGCATTTCAAAGCTGTTTTCAGTTGCATTTGTAAACGTCAGAGAATTTGTAAGAGCTTCATGTCTTTCCACCTGCCAGGAGAGTGTGGAGTCATGGCACTTTTCCAATGCTAAATACATTTCCCAATAGCCAAGTTCACTTTCAATAAACCAGAGAAGACTGTCTGcattacagccaaggctgaggTCATAGAGGAGATCAGAAGCAGTCTGCAGTACTGAGCATCTCATATGTGATTTGATAAAAGCTCAATATTCAGAAGAAAtagttgaaaataaatattctagTGAAATCTGCCAGGTGGTTGATGGAGCAAGTTTGCTGGTCCCCAGCCAGTCACCTCAGCTAGAGATTCACTGTGGAGGAAGCATACTCACAAGATCTCTCATTTCAGCTTACAAGGAGAAGATGAAGGAGCTGTCCATGCTGTCTCTGATCTGTTCCTGTTTTTACCCGGAACCTCGCAACATGAACATCTATAAATATGATGGTGAGTGATTTTCATTGGAAATCATCCTGGAGGTCAGATAACATGCCAGTGCTGGGAAATTACTCCATTCACCGTCCCAGTCCATAGTGTTAGTCCATGGATATTTTGCTGATTTAACAATTTATTTGCTGGTTTTGACTCTTATTTTCTACTGATTGTGTATCACCTGTGATGCTGGATATTGCTCCTGATGGCAACTAACTGAAGTCTTACAGTTAGCTCTCATACTGAGCTGTATTTTTCCTACTACCCATTTGAGAATTACAGCTCCACAGCTGGCATAATTCCCAATGAGACCAAGAAAAGATGAAAGCATGCTTAAAAACTTAATCAGCTTGGGCACTGCTCGCAGGGAGTGGGAAATGACACAAAACACAAATAAGCTTCCAAAACTGGTGTAAATTTTTATCTGTATGAGATTAAGGTGTAATTAAGCTATTACAGATAAAATGGAATGTACTTCTCCTGAGAACAGTTTTCAGACCATATTCTGCCATTGAATTTAAAATACCCAAAGCAAAGATGCCGAACCTTTTGTCCATACTTCTTATCCTACACTAAGGTCTGTGCTGTTTCTCTCCTTAGTACTGCTGAGGTATTGAAGGGCTTACGGTTTCACGTTTTATTGTGCAGACATGGAAGTGAAACAAATCAACAAACGTGCCTCGGGCCAGGCCTTTGAACTGATCCTAAAGCCGCCATCTCCAGTCTCAGAAGCACCACGAACTTTAGCTTCTCCAAAGAAGAAAGAACTCTCTCTTGAGGAGATCCAGAAAAAgctggaggctgcagaggagaggagaaaggtatctttccttaaaaaaaaaatgctagtaATTAGACCTTAGTGTACAGAATAACAGCAAAGTTTCCTGCCCATCTGTGTTTTCCATCACCCTCACTGACTTAGAGGGGCCTATGTGAACGAAAATTATGAATCTGTTTAAAGAAAGTCTTTTCTTTCAGCAGCTTGCAAATAAACCTCACTGATTTTGATGCTTAGGAAGTTACACATCACAAAATACAGATAGCTTCAGTCAGGAGACCCTAGTAGGTTCAGATATGCACGCTTGTCATGTGAGTGTAAGTAAGTGGTTCATTCAAAGCATCTATGATAGCTGCTGAAAACCAGTGTGATTTTTCTGGTGTCTAAGAGATGGATGTGCAATTCAAACAGCTACTGTCTGAACTACCAGATCTTGACTCCTTGTAGTGCCCATGGAAATTGCTCACAAggcctgcctgcagcagctaaAATGACTTATTTATGCAGTATGGAGACATGTCAACCCTGAATAAAGAGTGTTCAGAATCATTCACTACACACTTGAATGAAGACACTGGCATTAAGAAAAGCATTTCTAGCAGACAGTCTCAATAGTTCTGGAAGCTGGCCTTGCAGGATTATCTACAGAGTAAGTCTTTCCTTCTTTATGACTTCACCCATAATGGTAAAACCCTGTTTCATAATCAATATGTTTGTCACCTAGGTTTTGGAAGGCTTGTTACTCCTACTGAATTAAAGCCTTTATAGAAGCGCCATAAAGAATACCTGCCTTAATAGTCACATTGTCtgttgagtcctgactggcacTTTGCCAGCATCACTTCTTCGTAAGGGTTAGCACAAGTGCAGGGTACATGCAGATGGATGTTCACATTAACTGTTTATTTGGCTTTCATCATCACTGATGTATTGAAGGGGTCTTTGTTTGCTCTGAGTCAGAGCTAGCTCagattgttttgggtttgggttggctttttttgtcttcagaagGTAAAAGGCCAAATTTCAAATCAGCTAAGTTGGAGGATTACAGGACAAGCAAATGAGACACTCACCGTGGCCAGCCTGAATTGAAGTCCGAAAATTATTGGTGTTTTGTATTGACCCAGTGTTTATGCTGTGTTGCACCGTTTCAGGAAAGTCATGGTTGGCTGCTAAGGCTGCAGAAAGCTCAAGATGTGATAATATATTGTCCTGGTTAATCCATGTTTCCTTTTGTTGTGGCACAAAAGGAGAGCTACGGAAGCCAGAGAAGCCTCAGGAGAAGGATTTTCTGTGTCCTTCAACCAGGCGATCAATGCTATTTTGTGGCAAATCTGTTTGCACCAGTTAAATTTGAGTTAGAAACCCTTCCATCTCTTCATGATGTCCTTAGTAGAGGGtatctgaaaaggaaagaagctcAGATGTCTGTAAGCCTTTCGTTTCTCTCTTAAACAATGTAATTTGATACTAAAACTGACATTTACAGCATCTTTTCCAGATATGAACAAAAATGAATACAGAAATCCAGGGACAGCAGATATGCCACAGATAGTACATGGAGCAGCTCCAACAAAAGTAGATCCATTCTCCTTTCACTCCTGACAGACCAGATCAGGGTCATTTCCAAGAAACCTGATGGAGTGATTACACTGGCGTATGGTGTGATGTGAATCCATTGAAATCAGTAGATGTGGATTACTGACAGGTCCTTAAAACCTGGACCTTAGTTTTGATTTGCAGTGAAACCTGACTGGACCTCACTAATTTGAGCAATTAATTTAGATGCTCACTGAAGTGTTCCCATTTGccatttctgctgcctttttaaCCCAAGTCTGTGGTTCTAATGCACCTACATTAGCACTATTGCTTCTTTCAAAGAAATAGTTCTACGGGAGTATTCATTTGAGCAAAAGCATGTGACTGTATGTGAAAAGAACACGCACCTGATGAGAAACATGATCTATCATACACACAAATTATGATATACACCGAAGACTCGGTCAGTGAAGTGCCTCTCTACCAAGTACAAGTAGTCAAAGATACAGACATAGAATGAAATAGCAGCAATTAAGAAGCCTGATATTATACATATACTTAGTGGAAAATATAAATTGAATGTCCCAGAGATTTCATTTCATTGACTTCAGTACTGTTCATTtcttcctaaagaaaaaaataattgtgcaATAAACTGGTAATCAGTGGTAGCAATACAGACACctgtcattttttccccttggtaCCATATTCATTTTGAATGAACATAAAACTGAGTTATTTTAATAGACAAGATCATCCACATTAACATTGCAGCAGAAAtttcagggaaagaaacaaagaaaagaaaaaaaaaatccttctttataTGACTGTTAAAATCCCTGGTGCTCTCACATCTCAACTACTGACTTCATCTTTGGCCTGAAAAAAGAGTATAGTGCAGAGAAGGATAAAAAAGCAATCAGAGGAACAGAAAATCTTCCATAAGAAGATAAATTAAATAGTCTACTTTTCAACTTTGAAAGAGATGACTGATAAGATAGAAGTCAAACAAAGTCATGAATGGTAATGAGCAAATGAATAGGAACAATTATGTTCTGTTTCACACAATCCAAAGGGGAAGAAGCACTGAATGAAATCATCAGACAGCAATttcaaaacagagagagagagaatcaCCTTTTCACATATTGTTTCATCAAGCTGCATTTGTTTTCACAGACTATTTAGatactattaaaatattatttattttagaaaggGAACAGAAAAATTGATAGAGCACAACCTTGTAGGAAATGATTGTGTGAATGCAACCTCTGCCTCAGGAATATGTATATCTCTCTGTCAAGGAGCGGACCAGGCAGATTTGCCCAATTTAATCTACACTATCCCTAAGCATCTCCCACTTCCTGCTGCTAAGCAAACCAGGCAGATTTTTTCTGACAACCAGCATCCTGGTTATCATACTTTTCAATCTACGTACAACAGCTGTCAGGCATGAGCAGTCGAGATTGTGTCCTTTCAGCACAATTCTAATTAAAATCAAGTATAACTAATGGATGAGAATTgccttttcagagaaaaatactaATTGATTTTACACTGTTTAGGAATTAGGTTATGCTCTGTTAATTAGGCAATGTTCGTTAATACATTTTCAAACTCAAGGGAACATCTATAGCAATACATGCACTTCAGCAGTCTCCTGCTTATGTTGCTTCCTGTTTATAGTTCCTGTTTATTCTCTTATAAGCCttgtaagcttttttttttaggactCTCAATTTCTCCCCGTTTACCTCCACCTAACTTGATAGTCATGACCTCACACTCCCAAACTGAGTTTCACCtgaggcatttttttccttttgcaccACACATTTGGGCTAGTTACAGATTTGTCCTTCCTATTTATAGACTTCTCTTTACAGCATGTCATTATTATGCCATTATTTTTTTTGGCATGTGTGCTATATTTTCCCACCTTGGTTGAAAATCAGATGGATCTTTTAATCCTTCCCACTTAAGAAAATAGAGCACAGTGACATTGACTGCAGCAGAAGTTTATTTCTTACAGAATCTTTaacatttattcatttttaccCATTGGCCTTGAATGTTCAGCTATTATTACCCCTCATGTACAGGCTTCAAGAGCCATATCTCAAATTGTGTATGTTCAACTTACTagcataaaaacaaaacactaaagGGATACACGTTTCTAAGTTTTAGATTATGGGAGAGAAATCATGTGTGATTAAATCATTTTAATGACTTTGTGCTGGGATGCAGTAGAATCAGGCTCATCCCTAGAGCTTGGCACTGCAAAGAATGCAGAAGAACAGTCATACTTTTAAACTTTAATGCTGTTGGATATAGCCTTATAGCTACGTGAGATTTTAATACTGTTCCTATGAAATGCTGCAAGATAAACGTCTCTCACAGCTTCACTTTGTATTAGGCTTCAGCATCCGACTTGCTGCCCCTTTGTGCCAGCcccacagactgcccagaggcaCTTAGAATGGCACTTCTTAATACTCTGAATCCATCTCTCCTTTAGCAGTGAGGGAGCCACCTGTGCTTTACCATATGGCACCgcaggctgctggggaaaaaGGCTTTGCCAAAGTGAGGAAGGTGGCAGAGCTGAGGCAGGGCGCAAATGATGCCTTCTAGATTTTGTGTGGGACCTGCAAAACTGCTGCTTCAGGCAACAGGAGAAGCAGAGAACAGATGACACCTTTCCAGGCAAAAGTGGAGCTTGTTTTCTTCCAGCTcattcctcctcccctccatgTTTTCCCACCAAATTTGCAAGTGAGCAGGCTGAGAGGAAGTACAGGAACTGCCCAAAATATTTTGCCTATGATCTTGCCCACTGCCAATCACCGTTTCTGTTATGCTGGCCCTCAGCTGTCCTTCTGTAGAGAAGGAATACAGCATGAAGTGTTTTTCTATCCCAGATCCCAGTAATATTTGTGTAATCAGCACTGGAACCAGGTAGTTCTGTCGCATTTTCATTTACACCATCGTGTTTACATGCATCATGCTTCAGCCCTAATGTTTGCAAAAGATCGCCAAAACTGTAAGCCAATTCACAGTTCCTCATCCACAAAGTGTAAGCCTGTGGAATATGTGCCTGCAGGAAGATGGTTGCTACCAGCTAGGAGAGGGTTTGGTGTCATGCACAAGGCTCTGTCTCAGAGCACAGAGTCATGAGCCAACAGCATACATCCCAATGCTGGCAAAGATCCTTCCTGCAGTCTGCCATGGGCTTTGCTACTAATGAACAGTCATAAGACAAACTGATACTGATCTTCATTAACTTAAAAAAGGCAGGCCTCAAGCTGCAGCAGATCACAAAATGCCTCATGAGCAGGTAGGGGAGCCTCAGACAGCTTAGGTGGTACCTTGCATCCCTCCGACATGACTTTTTCACTCCCATGGGTCACAACCTTGAGAGCAGCAATTTTGTGCTAGTTAAGGAAATAAGAGTTTTCTTGAACAACATTGTGAATGAGCtgtttgtgggggttttttactCTGCTTCACATTCTTAAGTGTCCCTGACCCAAAGTTCCATTGGCAgacaggacaaaaagaaaaaaaagttgctcATCTAAATTCAAGCAAAATTTTGCAACGTACAGTTTCAGGAGAAGTAGGGTTTCACCCACAGTTACAGGCCAGGTGTCTCTGACTCTCCTGCAAAATGACCATTTCACTCTGTTGCTCTGTGATCCCAGGGAGCAGGAGCAATCCCTCTTTTCTGTGGTTGCTTTGGGAGGGGAACTGCCTCTGCCTGTGTATTTGCATGCTGCCTGAGACATTGAGTCCTCACAACAGTCAGAGCAGGTGCTGATGTAATACAAATGATAGTATTCCCAATGAGGAACAGgatgtaaccatgaatgagatCTTGAGTCCATTCCCTTGCTTTTAcatggaaaaatcccaaacccaaTTCCTTCCTCTGAAAACATCTCTACTTCAAGTCATCATTTCTTTCTGATAAATACCTAGGCTTCACCTTGGCATTTACGTTACATTGCAGTAGGAGCCTTTAATCTTGTCTTCACGTTTTGCTCCATTAATGGTATCTCTTAAATACACAGCACACTGAAGGATACCAAGGTTaatgcagcttctgctgaacaactgaattttttaaaatccagcCACTGAATGAATGTGTTATGAAAGAGGAGCTCTCATGATTGCTTGTGTGCCTCATATATTGTAGTAACTGTGGATCCTAGTAACTAAGGTGAATGTATTCAAGCTGAAATTCCCAGTTTAAAAGCAGAGTCAGTCTTGCTCATTCCTGCTTAAATGTAATCCTTTAATTTTATCTCTGCATACATTACTTCAATATTTGCACATACATGTCAAAGAAAACTACATAAAGGtgagaaaataaagcacctgTTACTCAGATAAGGAGAATTGTCTTCCTGTgagtaataattttaaaatacatgttatctCCAAAGTCATCTTCCTTAAATAATATTGCTCATGAAATGTGTAGTTGTCTGCATCTGCCTCTGGCCATTTAAGTAAGAGATGTGGATTTCTTCTTGAAGCACTCATCTCTGAAAACTAGGGATGTACATGATCCTTTAAAAATATGACATGactatgctttaaaaatatgacATTACTATCCATAAGAGTTTGCCTGCATTAGCACAACAGTATGTTTCTAGGAACAACAGTATGAATGTTTTGTGACATTTTTATTCCTCCACATCTAGCGTTAGGTGCTTTGGCTGTAGCTGCATTGATTGTGCCTTGTTACATTTAATAAGTCTTCTGGATATTCCCCcttgagttttacttttttctttctccaccaTTTGATACTTTTCTCTCCTTATCTTTCATCCCATTTCCAGTCTTTTCTACTCATTTTCTCACAATAACTGTTCAGGAAGCACATATCGTAAGCCATTGACAACTGTGTTAGAACATATCCTTTTGAGCACTTCAAACAATACTATGTTGAAAATAAACTTGGAATAAAAGCTTCCTACATGTGTTGGAATCCTGTTTCAAGACTGCAGGAGTCCAAACATAGCAGTTACAAGCCAACACAAACAACAAAGGGAGTCTATTAATCCCAGTCCCACTAGGTATTTGGGGTCATTCATTTACCCATTTCTGGATGTGTAGCAGGCTTTGAACAGACAGGGTGGCCAAGTTCTTTTGCCAAACGTGTTGGACACAGAAAATCATTTGACAATATGGTATGAAAACATAACAACTGCCTTTCAAGGTTGtcataaaaaataatcagaacaTCAAGGAAACAGACAGACTCACAGCTGCGGTACAATGGCATTAGAGAGGGACATCAGTCTAAATGAGGCTGTATTCTGTGGATGTtttgtggcagggagggtctccCTTTATTTTGAACCAGTCCTGGATGCTTTGAGCCTTCTGAGTGACGAAAAGGAAGGCCATTTAAGTCCCGTCATAAAGGAAAATGCACATTAGAGGTGTGCAGTCAGTTCCTGAGGTCTGGTTTCACTTTTATTCTGACTCATCCTGGTGCCAATGCAATTTCCGTTGAGTAAATAAAGAATTAGAGTAtaagaattttcttcattaccATGCATTAGTGGACAAATTACTTTTGCACATGTTGTCTGATAGCACAGCCTCCAGAACTCTGCATACTCTGATATGGAACCCTAATTTTTCCGTATTCTCCTGGACTTAGGATAAGTAGTTCCAGAAACCAGAGTGTTTGAATGGAAGAAATCAAGTCCTGAAAAATGGGTAAATATCCCCGAATCTCCAAGACGTTTTGCTGCCTCCCATTGAAAGCCTATgctccttttaaaaatgctgcttACAGACACAGGCCAAATCTTACTTTACACTACAGCATCTCCACAAGCCCTGGATATGTCCTTGGAAATGTCTGTTTTCCAAATTTATTTCAAGTATATTTGATTTCATAACacattatatatacatatgtaaacACCATGAAATGTTAGCCATTCAAATTAACAAGTCAAATCTTTCATGGGAAAAATATTATCATTAGTATTACAGTACCTTTTCTAGGCAAATTCCCAATAGGAAAGGAAATACATTCCTCGATTGTCAAAGTTACTTTTAGACCACTTAAGCAAAGAATTCACAACATTCATACCAGCAAGCAAAATTCAGTGATGATAACTTTTCCAAAAGCAGATGAAAGGTTGCCATTGAACATTAtattaaacagaaaatgcagaataaCTTCACAAGCACTATTCAAACTGAGACACTCAAGCTGGTCTCAAAATGATAAAGcagatgaagatgttaaattatttaaatttaatgtGGTACCAAATCTTTCAAAATAACCTttatatattttgaaatttcCTGCAGTTAAAGAAACGTCAAATGCTAAGTATCTGAAATCAAagattttcatagaatggtgggggttggaagggacctttagagatcatctagtccaacccccctgcagaagccagtTCACCTAACCCATTTTTATTATACAATTATTAAAATTGAGGAGTTTATTAAACTTAGAGaccttctgtgattcttcaaTTAGCCTACAAAATTCCTTCTTTGCCCAGCTCTTCTTCCCTTTGGCTCATCTTGCTTCTGTTCCTGTGGGTTAAACTTCCTCTGCTTCTGGCTGAACCTGTCTGGGAAGCTTTTGTTCCCATTTGCAACGTCTTTTGGCCTGCACAAGTTATTTTCTCAGTCAGAGATCTGAAAAATGTTTGCTCTATTACTTCCTGATGAGCATATGCTACAATGGAGGTAAGAGCCAGGAAGAGCCTTTGTAAGGTACCAACCATTTCAGCAGACTGTTCCCATCAGCAGACTCTCCAAGGATCTGAGAAATGAGCCCTTAACTGCAACCAGGccagagaggaaagcaaatacATTAAGTAGCCAAGATGGATAAAAGTAGCTCTTTCCTCTGATCTCAAGCAAGTCATTATAGCCTTTCAAAGCCAGATATACTTTACTCCA contains:
- the STMN2 gene encoding stathmin-2, producing the protein MAKTAMAYKEKMKELSMLSLICSCFYPEPRNMNIYKYDDMEVKQINKRASGQAFELILKPPSPVSEAPRTLASPKKKELSLEEIQKKLEAAEERRKSQEAQVLKHLAEKREHEREVLQKALEENNNFSKMAEEKLILKMEQIKENREANLAALIERLQEKERHAAEVRRNKELQVELSG